A window of the Pangasianodon hypophthalmus isolate fPanHyp1 chromosome 12, fPanHyp1.pri, whole genome shotgun sequence genome harbors these coding sequences:
- the LOC113527250 gene encoding C-terminal-binding protein 2 isoform X6, whose translation MALTDKHKVKRQRLDRICEGIRPQIMNGPMHPRPLVALLDGRDCTVEMPILKDLATVAFCDAQSTQEIHEKVLNEAVGAMMYHTITLTREDLEKFKALRIIIRIGSGYDNVDIKAAGELGIAVCNIPSAAVEETADSTMCHILNLYRRNTWLYQALREGTRVQSVEQIREVASGAARIRGETLGLIGFGRSGQAVAVRAKVFGFSVIFYDPYLQDGLERALGVQRVYTLQDLLYQSDCVSLHCNLNEHNHHLINDFTIKQMRQGAFLVNTARGGLVDEKALAHALKEGRIRGAALDVHENEPFSFAQGPLKDAPNLVCTPHTAWYSEQASLEMREAAATEIRRAITGRIPDSLRNCVNKEFFVTTSAWGVMEQQTVHPELNGAAYRFPPGMVGVAPGGIAAAMEGIVPGGVPVTHSLPSVTHPSQAPSPNQPSKHGESREHLTEQ comes from the exons gtatCAGGCCTCAGATCATGAACGGCCCCATGCACCCCCGCCCGTTGGTGGCACTGTTGGACGGACGTGATTGCACTGTAGAGATGCCCATTCTCAAAGACCTGGCAACTGTGGCCTTCTGCGATGCTCAGTCCACACAGGAGATCCACGAGAAG GTGCTGAATGAGGCAGTCGGTGCCATGATGTACCACACAATCACTCTGACCCGCGAGGACCTGGAGAAGTTTAAAGCTCTACGCATCATCATCCGCATCGGCAGCGGATACGACAACGTTGACATCAAAGCCGCGGGGGAGCTGG GCATTGCGGTGTGTAACATTCCATCAGCGGCGGTGGAGGAGACGGCGGACTCGACCATGTGCCACATCCTGAACCTGTACAGGAGAAACACGTGGCTGTACCAGGCTCTCCGTGAGGGCACGCGGGTCCAGAGTGTGGAGCAGATCAGAGAGGTGGCGTCAGGAGCGGCGCGAATCCGCGGAGAGACACTCGGCCTCATCGGCTTCG GGCGTTCGGGGCAGGCGGTAGCGGTCCGGGCGAAGGTGTTTGGCTTCAGCGTGATATTTTATGACCCGTACCTGCAGGATGGTCTGGAGAGAGCGCTGGGTGTACAGAGAGTGTACACACTGCAGGACCTGCTGTACCAGAGCGACTGTGTGTCCCTGCACTGTAACCTGAACGAACACAACCACCACCTGATCAACGACTTCACCATCAaacag atgcgTCAGGGGGCGTTCCTGGTGAACACCGCTCGAGGTGGGCTGGTGGATGAAAAGGCTCTGGCTCACGCTCTGAAGGAGGGACGGATACGAGGAGCAGCACTCGACGTCCACGAGAACGAACCGTTCAG ttttgcaCAGGGACCTCTGAAGGATGCTCCGAATCTGGTCTGCACTCCACACACAGCATGGTACAGTGAACAGGCCTCTCTGGAGATGAGGGAGGCAGCGGCTACGGAGATCCGCCGAGCTATCACcg gtcGCATCCCAGACAGCCTCAGAAACTGTGTGAATAAGGAGTTCTTCGTCACCACTTCAGCCTGGGGGGTGATGGAGCAGCAGACTGTACACCCTGAGCTTAACGGCGCTGCCTACAG GTTCCCGCCGGGCATGGTTGGCGTGGCACCAGGGGGCATCGCCGCGGCGATGGAGGGCATAGTGCCGGGCGGAGTGCCTGTAACACACTCACTACCATCGGTCACACACCCGTCGCAGGCACCGTCTCCAAACCAGCCGTCCAAACACGGAGAGAGCAGAGAACATCTGACTGAGCaatag
- the LOC113527250 gene encoding C-terminal-binding protein 2 isoform X7, with product MMYPANSIRPQIMNGPMHPRPLVALLDGRDCTVEMPILKDLATVAFCDAQSTQEIHEKVLNEAVGAMMYHTITLTREDLEKFKALRIIIRIGSGYDNVDIKAAGELGIAVCNIPSAAVEETADSTMCHILNLYRRNTWLYQALREGTRVQSVEQIREVASGAARIRGETLGLIGFGRSGQAVAVRAKVFGFSVIFYDPYLQDGLERALGVQRVYTLQDLLYQSDCVSLHCNLNEHNHHLINDFTIKQMRQGAFLVNTARGGLVDEKALAHALKEGRIRGAALDVHENEPFSFAQGPLKDAPNLVCTPHTAWYSEQASLEMREAAATEIRRAITGRIPDSLRNCVNKEFFVTTSAWGVMEQQTVHPELNGAAYRLNTFPPGMVGVAPGGIAAAMEGIVPGGVPVTHSLPSVTHPSQAPSPNQPSKHGESREHLTEQ from the exons ATGATGTACCCTGCTAATA gtatCAGGCCTCAGATCATGAACGGCCCCATGCACCCCCGCCCGTTGGTGGCACTGTTGGACGGACGTGATTGCACTGTAGAGATGCCCATTCTCAAAGACCTGGCAACTGTGGCCTTCTGCGATGCTCAGTCCACACAGGAGATCCACGAGAAG GTGCTGAATGAGGCAGTCGGTGCCATGATGTACCACACAATCACTCTGACCCGCGAGGACCTGGAGAAGTTTAAAGCTCTACGCATCATCATCCGCATCGGCAGCGGATACGACAACGTTGACATCAAAGCCGCGGGGGAGCTGG GCATTGCGGTGTGTAACATTCCATCAGCGGCGGTGGAGGAGACGGCGGACTCGACCATGTGCCACATCCTGAACCTGTACAGGAGAAACACGTGGCTGTACCAGGCTCTCCGTGAGGGCACGCGGGTCCAGAGTGTGGAGCAGATCAGAGAGGTGGCGTCAGGAGCGGCGCGAATCCGCGGAGAGACACTCGGCCTCATCGGCTTCG GGCGTTCGGGGCAGGCGGTAGCGGTCCGGGCGAAGGTGTTTGGCTTCAGCGTGATATTTTATGACCCGTACCTGCAGGATGGTCTGGAGAGAGCGCTGGGTGTACAGAGAGTGTACACACTGCAGGACCTGCTGTACCAGAGCGACTGTGTGTCCCTGCACTGTAACCTGAACGAACACAACCACCACCTGATCAACGACTTCACCATCAaacag atgcgTCAGGGGGCGTTCCTGGTGAACACCGCTCGAGGTGGGCTGGTGGATGAAAAGGCTCTGGCTCACGCTCTGAAGGAGGGACGGATACGAGGAGCAGCACTCGACGTCCACGAGAACGAACCGTTCAG ttttgcaCAGGGACCTCTGAAGGATGCTCCGAATCTGGTCTGCACTCCACACACAGCATGGTACAGTGAACAGGCCTCTCTGGAGATGAGGGAGGCAGCGGCTACGGAGATCCGCCGAGCTATCACcg gtcGCATCCCAGACAGCCTCAGAAACTGTGTGAATAAGGAGTTCTTCGTCACCACTTCAGCCTGGGGGGTGATGGAGCAGCAGACTGTACACCCTGAGCTTAACGGCGCTGCCTACAGGTTAAACAC GTTCCCGCCGGGCATGGTTGGCGTGGCACCAGGGGGCATCGCCGCGGCGATGGAGGGCATAGTGCCGGGCGGAGTGCCTGTAACACACTCACTACCATCGGTCACACACCCGTCGCAGGCACCGTCTCCAAACCAGCCGTCCAAACACGGAGAGAGCAGAGAACATCTGACTGAGCaatag
- the LOC113527250 gene encoding C-terminal-binding protein 2 isoform X5, with product MALTDKHKVKRQRLDRICEGIRPQIMNGPMHPRPLVALLDGRDCTVEMPILKDLATVAFCDAQSTQEIHEKVLNEAVGAMMYHTITLTREDLEKFKALRIIIRIGSGYDNVDIKAAGELGIAVCNIPSAAVEETADSTMCHILNLYRRNTWLYQALREGTRVQSVEQIREVASGAARIRGETLGLIGFGRSGQAVAVRAKVFGFSVIFYDPYLQDGLERALGVQRVYTLQDLLYQSDCVSLHCNLNEHNHHLINDFTIKQMRQGAFLVNTARGGLVDEKALAHALKEGRIRGAALDVHENEPFSFAQGPLKDAPNLVCTPHTAWYSEQASLEMREAAATEIRRAITGRIPDSLRNCVNKEFFVTTSAWGVMEQQTVHPELNGAAYRLNTFPPGMVGVAPGGIAAAMEGIVPGGVPVTHSLPSVTHPSQAPSPNQPSKHGESREHLTEQ from the exons gtatCAGGCCTCAGATCATGAACGGCCCCATGCACCCCCGCCCGTTGGTGGCACTGTTGGACGGACGTGATTGCACTGTAGAGATGCCCATTCTCAAAGACCTGGCAACTGTGGCCTTCTGCGATGCTCAGTCCACACAGGAGATCCACGAGAAG GTGCTGAATGAGGCAGTCGGTGCCATGATGTACCACACAATCACTCTGACCCGCGAGGACCTGGAGAAGTTTAAAGCTCTACGCATCATCATCCGCATCGGCAGCGGATACGACAACGTTGACATCAAAGCCGCGGGGGAGCTGG GCATTGCGGTGTGTAACATTCCATCAGCGGCGGTGGAGGAGACGGCGGACTCGACCATGTGCCACATCCTGAACCTGTACAGGAGAAACACGTGGCTGTACCAGGCTCTCCGTGAGGGCACGCGGGTCCAGAGTGTGGAGCAGATCAGAGAGGTGGCGTCAGGAGCGGCGCGAATCCGCGGAGAGACACTCGGCCTCATCGGCTTCG GGCGTTCGGGGCAGGCGGTAGCGGTCCGGGCGAAGGTGTTTGGCTTCAGCGTGATATTTTATGACCCGTACCTGCAGGATGGTCTGGAGAGAGCGCTGGGTGTACAGAGAGTGTACACACTGCAGGACCTGCTGTACCAGAGCGACTGTGTGTCCCTGCACTGTAACCTGAACGAACACAACCACCACCTGATCAACGACTTCACCATCAaacag atgcgTCAGGGGGCGTTCCTGGTGAACACCGCTCGAGGTGGGCTGGTGGATGAAAAGGCTCTGGCTCACGCTCTGAAGGAGGGACGGATACGAGGAGCAGCACTCGACGTCCACGAGAACGAACCGTTCAG ttttgcaCAGGGACCTCTGAAGGATGCTCCGAATCTGGTCTGCACTCCACACACAGCATGGTACAGTGAACAGGCCTCTCTGGAGATGAGGGAGGCAGCGGCTACGGAGATCCGCCGAGCTATCACcg gtcGCATCCCAGACAGCCTCAGAAACTGTGTGAATAAGGAGTTCTTCGTCACCACTTCAGCCTGGGGGGTGATGGAGCAGCAGACTGTACACCCTGAGCTTAACGGCGCTGCCTACAGGTTAAACAC GTTCCCGCCGGGCATGGTTGGCGTGGCACCAGGGGGCATCGCCGCGGCGATGGAGGGCATAGTGCCGGGCGGAGTGCCTGTAACACACTCACTACCATCGGTCACACACCCGTCGCAGGCACCGTCTCCAAACCAGCCGTCCAAACACGGAGAGAGCAGAGAACATCTGACTGAGCaatag